One Pelodiscus sinensis isolate JC-2024 unplaced genomic scaffold, ASM4963464v1 ctg34, whole genome shotgun sequence DNA segment encodes these proteins:
- the LOC102462893 gene encoding LOW QUALITY PROTEIN: olfactory receptor 2D2-like (The sequence of the model RefSeq protein was modified relative to this genomic sequence to represent the inferred CDS: deleted 1 base in 1 codon), giving the protein MTANTFLLPTQVLLWPLVMDEANWTSVSEFVFSGVSDRQELQPLIFAGLLATYLVNVFGNSMLLGLMWANPLLRTPMYFLLSQLAIADMCMVSVIVPQALVHILTQHGAISFTGCMVQLFICVAMGNMGGYLLATMAYDRYVAVCDPLRYAAVVTRSLCLKMEAASWAVVIPHALLDTIMIAELHYCGNRLQHFFCDLPPLLLLSCTRPITIELVIYTEGFLVVLTPFAFILASYVRIGVAVARLRSAQGLRKAFVTCGSHLTVVILFYATATSPYIYPDFSDTQEKDRVAAVFYTIVAPSLNPLIYSLRNKDVAAALRRTGRKVRA; this is encoded by the exons ATGACTGCCAACACCTTTCTCCTCCCCACTCAGGTGCTGCTGTGGCCCCTTGTGATGGACGAGGCCAACTGGACGTCCGTCTCTGAGTTCGTGTTCTCGGGTGTGTCTGACcgccaggaactgcagcctctGATCTTTGCAGGGCTGTTGGCCACCTATCTGGTAAATGTATTTGGCAACTCCATGCTGCTGGGGCTGATGTGGGCCAACCCCCTGCTACGCACCCCCATGTATTTCCTCCTCAGCCAGCTGGCCATAGCAGACATGTGCATGGTCTCTGTCATCGTGCCTcaggccttggtgcacatcctgaCCCAGCATGGGGCCATCTCCTTCACTGGCTGCATGGTTCAGCTCTTCATCTGTGTGGCTATGGGAAACATG GGGGGCTACCTGCTGGCtaccatggcctacgaccgctacgtAGCCGTCTGCGACCCGCTGCGTTACGCTGCTGTGGTGACGCGGTCTCTGTGTCTCAAGATGGAGGCTGCTTCGTGGGCTGTGGTGATTCCACATGCCCTGTTGGATACCATCATGATCGCCGAGCTGCACTACTGTGGCAACCGCCTGCAGCATTTCTTCTGTGACCTGCCGCCCCTTctgctcctctcctgcacccgcccCATCACCATCGAGCTAGTGATCTACACTGAGGGCTTCCTGGTGGTGCTGACCCCTTTTGCCTTCATCCTGGCCTCCTATGTCCGCATCGGGGTGGCTGTGGCCCGCCTGCGCTCTGCCCAAGGCCTGCGCAAGGCCTTCGtcacctgcggctcccacctgaCCGTGGTGATACTTTTCTATGCCACTGCGACTTCACCCTACATCTACCCAGACTTCAGTGACACCCAGGAAAAGGACCGGGTGGCGGCCGTCTTCTACACTATTGTGGCGCCTTCCCTGaatcccctcatctacagcctgaggaataAGGACGTGGCTGCAGCCCTGAGGAGGACAGGGAGGAAGGTCCGGGCTTGA
- the LOC142823761 gene encoding olfactory receptor 2D2-like produces MDEVNWTSISEFVFSDVSDQQDLQLLIFAGLLATYLVNIVGNSMLFVLMWANPQLRTPMYFLLSQLALVDMGTVSAILPQALVHMLTQHRAISFTSCMVQLFIWLSMGNMGSYLLAAMAYDRYVAVCNPLRYATVVTWSLCLKMVAGSWVVVLLHALLDTVMAARLRYCGNRLQLFFCDLPPLLLLSCARPITIEMVIFTEGVLVMLTPIAFIVASYVRIGVAVARLRSAQGLRKALVTCGSHLTVLILFYSTATSPYIYPDSSDTKEKDRVAAVFYTAVAPALNPLIYSLRNKDVAAALRRTGRKILAWGQ; encoded by the coding sequence ATGGATGAGGTCAACTGGACGTCCATCTCTGAGTTCGTGTTCTCGGATGTGTCCGACCAGCAGGACTTGCAGCTGCTGATCTTTGCAGGGTTGTTGGCCACGTATCTGGTGAATATTGTTGGGAACTCCATGCTGTTTGTGCTGATGTGGGCCAACCCCCAGCTCCGCACCCCCATGTATTTTCTCCTCAGCCAGCTGGCCTTGGTGGACATGGGCACGGTCTCTGCcatcctgccccaggccctggtgcacatGCTGACTCAGCACCGGGCCATCTCTTTCACCAGCTGCATGGTCCAGCTCTTCATCTGGCTGTCTATGGGAAACATGGGGAGCTACCTGCTGGCTGCCATGGCCTATGACCGCTATGTGGCTGTATGCAACCCGCTGCGCTATGCCACTGTGGTGACTTGGTCCCTGTGCCTCAAGAtggtggctggctcctgggtcGTGGTGCTTCTTCATGCTCTGCTGGACACCGTCATGGCTGCCCGGCTGCGCTACTGTGGCAACCGCCTGCAGCTTTTCTTCTGTGACCTgccgcccctcctgctcctctcctgcgCCCGGCCCATCACTATCGAGATGGTGATCTTCACTGAAGGCGTCCTGGTGATGCTGACCCCTATTGCCTTCATCGTGGCCTCCTACGTCCGCATCGGGGTCGCTGTGGCCCGCCTGCGCTCTGCCCAAGGCCTGCGCAAGGCCCTTGTtacctgcggctcccacctgaCTGTGCTGATACTTTTCTATTCCACTGCGACTTCCCCTTACATCTACCCAGACTCCAGTGACACCAAGGAGAAGGACCGGGTGGCCGCCGTCTTCTACACCGCTGTGGCGCCTGCCCTGaatcccctcatctacagcctgaggaacaaggatgTTGCTGCGGCCCTGAGGAGAACAGGGAGGAAGATCCTGGCTTGGGGTCAATGA